A single genomic interval of Streptomyces sp. 1222.5 harbors:
- a CDS encoding GntR family transcriptional regulator, translated as MSTDVSSAENEAGTTVRTARVPKYYRLKKHLLDMTETQAPGTPVPPERTLAAEFDTSRTTVRQALQELVVEGRLERIQGKGTFVAKPKVSQALQLTSYTEDMRAQGLEPTSQLLDIGYITADDRLADLLDITAGGRVLRIERLRMANAEPMAIETTHLSAKRFPALRRSLVKYTSLYTALAEVYDVHLAEAEETIETSLATPREAGLLGTDVGLPMLMLSRHSLDREGKPVEWVRSVYRGDRYKFVARLKRPVD; from the coding sequence ATGAGCACCGACGTCAGCAGTGCGGAGAACGAGGCCGGCACGACCGTCCGTACCGCGCGCGTGCCCAAGTACTACCGCTTGAAGAAGCACCTGCTCGACATGACGGAGACGCAGGCGCCGGGCACGCCGGTACCGCCCGAGCGCACGCTGGCCGCCGAGTTCGACACCTCCCGCACCACCGTCCGCCAGGCCCTGCAGGAGCTCGTCGTCGAGGGCCGGCTGGAGCGCATCCAGGGCAAGGGCACCTTCGTCGCCAAGCCCAAGGTCTCCCAGGCGCTGCAGCTCACCTCGTACACCGAGGACATGCGCGCCCAGGGCCTGGAGCCGACCTCGCAGCTGCTGGACATCGGCTACATCACGGCCGACGACCGGCTCGCCGACCTGCTGGACATCACCGCCGGCGGGCGGGTGCTGCGCATCGAGCGGCTGCGCATGGCCAACGCCGAGCCGATGGCGATCGAGACCACGCATCTGAGCGCCAAGCGCTTCCCGGCCCTGCGCCGCTCGCTCGTTAAGTACACGTCGCTGTACACCGCGCTCGCCGAGGTCTACGACGTCCACCTCGCCGAGGCCGAGGAGACCATCGAGACCTCCCTGGCCACGCCCCGTGAGGCGGGCCTGCTCGGCACGGACGTGGGCCTGCCGATGCTGATGCTCTCCCGGCACTCGCTGGACCGCGAGGGCAAGCCGGTGGAGTGGGTGCGGTCCGTGTACCGGGGCGACCGGTACAAGTTCGTCGCGCGGCTGAAGCGGCCCGTGGACTGA
- a CDS encoding DUF3311 domain-containing protein, translated as MSETPQVRPPVVTPVRVVIGLCLVAPFVAMLWLGSYAKTDPTFIGIPFFYWYQMLWVLISTALTMTAYKLWQHDQRSRNGAKGGAAQ; from the coding sequence ATGTCCGAAACACCTCAAGTGAGACCTCCGGTGGTGACACCGGTCCGGGTCGTCATCGGCCTGTGTCTGGTGGCGCCCTTCGTCGCGATGCTGTGGCTCGGTTCGTACGCCAAGACGGACCCCACGTTCATCGGGATCCCGTTCTTCTACTGGTACCAGATGCTCTGGGTGCTGATCTCCACCGCGCTCACGATGACCGCGTACAAGCTGTGGCAGCACGACCAGCGTTCCCGCAACGGTGCGAAGGGGGGTGCCGCGCAGTGA